TCGCGAGGTACAGCGTCACGGCCAGCGCGAGCAACCCCACAGTCGCGGCGCCAAGCGCCCGCGGAAGCGTCCCGATCACGATCGGGTCGACGAGGACGGCGTAGACGACCAGATCCGCGCCGTAGACGGCGGGCGCGACGAGCAGGCTCGTCGCGAGCGAGACTCCGACGACGAGGACGACGAACCCACAGATCCCAAGCAGGATCTTCCAGCCGAGATACGCCGCACCGAGCCAGGTCTCGCGGCCGAGCACGAGTCGTTTCAGGAACGCGGCGACCCCCTCGTCGGTCGGCGGTATCGAAGCGGTGACGTCGACGGCGAGCAGTTCGCGGGTGAGCGCACCGTCGAGTCGGGCTAGCGCGACGATCGACAGCAGTGTCGCGACCAGTGCGATCGGGCCGAGCAGCGTGAGGCTCAGTCCGAGAGTCATCGACGCGCCGACGGTGATCGCGACGAGATACGCGATCCCGAGCGGGAACGCCAGCAGGACGTACGCGAGCGATCGGTACGTCCAGGGGTCGATCGGCGCGGCGTAGAACGGCCGATCGCTCCCGGTTCGTGGCGGGTCGGTCGGCAACGGACCGCCGTCGCCGGCGGCGTTGGGTCGGTTCGGTGGCATACGACCGGATCGACGGTCCCGAACCCGGTAAAACGGGACCGCGAGCTGTCGAACCGACCACCGCACGAAAACGTTAAGTACTAGGTCCCTTCGAGCGAGTAGAGGATCGCTACCAGCCCGGCGATAGTCACCCAGAGGACGCCGAGCAGGCTGGCGGCGTCCGACAGCGAGAGCAGCGGTGCGAGTCCGTAGCTGACGACGACGGGTCCGGCGGCGATCAGCCCGATTCCGATCGCGAGGTAAAACATCGCGAGGCTGTCGTTGCGACGGTATCCACGGTAGGCGTAGCCGGCGACGACCAGGCCGACGACGGCGGTCGCGAGCGCCGTCGCGAACAGCACCGCGGCCGGATCAACGGCGACCATGGATCACCCCCAGGATGACCACGAGCCCGACCAGCTGGCAGGCGGTGACGATCGTCTCCTGCCAGACCGTCTCGACGCCGCCGACGTTCGACAGCGCGAGCCGCAGGAGCATCGGCACGGTGGTGAGCAACACGAGTCCGACGCCGAGCAGGAGCATCCCCCGCCCGCCTCCGGCGCGGTAGCCCCGGTAGAGCCGCACCGCCAGGTACACCGACAGCACCGTCGCGAGGACGAGCGAGAGAAAGACCAGCGCGATCACCGTCGGGGAGCCCCCGACGGTCGCAACTCGACCGCCGTCCGCGAGGACGACGCCGGCGTCCGTCCTCGGGAGCGACTCCGTCGGCAGCGTGGCGGTGTTGGGAACCGTTTTCGGACTCATTTGAACCCCTCATAGAGGCGGGTGAAGCGGTCTGCAGCCGATTCCTCCCGTTCGATCTCGACGTCGTACCCCTCTTCTGCGAGGCGGATCCGCACCTCGCGAAGGCGGGCCGCGTACACCTTGTGGTGGTGGCCGTCCGGATCGAGTTGCTGGTGAGCCTCGAGCAGGTCGGCCTCGGTGAGTCGCTCGACGCGCCGGTAGATCGTCGATGGATCCGCGTCGCAGGCGTCGCTCAGCGCCCGGACCGACTGGGGTTCGTCGTGGGTGCGGACGAGGATCGTCTTGACGTAGTCGTCGCCGAGTATCTCGACGACGTCGACCTCGCCGTCGTCGGCCATCGGGTATCGGTACTCGGGCCGGCCAAATGGGTGTTTCCCGGAGCGGTTTCGACGCGGCTCCGAACGGGCCGAACGACGATCGGTCAATCCGTCAGCTCGAGGACGTCGACGATGGCCCGGGCCGACTCCGGATGCGGGCGGTGTCGTCGAACGGGGGCCAACGTTTATTCTCCCGCACAGGGAGTGTTCGTGCAATGGGATCGACGACGACCGGAACCGCCAGGACGACCGCCGACCGGTTCGTCCGGGGACTCCGGTGGTTCCTCTCGGTGCCGGTTCGTCGGGAGACCTACCGTCGCCTGGCGTACCTGCTGGTTGCCTTTCCGCTCGGATTGCTCTACTTCGTCGGCCTCGTCGTCGGGCTCTCGATCGGGATCGGGCTCTCGGTGATTCTCGTCGGGATTCCGATCCTGGCGTTCGTCGTCGGGGTGGCGCTGCTTGTCGCCCAGTTCGAACGTTGGCTGGTAAGCCTCCTGCTTCCGGTCGATATCGACGCCAGACGCGAACTCGAGGGGGAGCGACGCCGCGACCGGGCGCTCGATCTGGCGACCGACCTCCGGACCTGGACGCCGCTGGTCTACCTTCCGTCAGTCTTCTTGCTGGGGACCGCCTCGTTTACCCTCCTGACGACGGGACTGTCGACTGCGCTGGCAATGCTACTGGTGCCGCTGTACTACGACCAGCCCGGGCTATACGTCGGGATCGTCACCGATCGGGCACCGGAGTTTCACCAGACCGTCTACCTGGCCTGGAACCAGCTGCTGGTCGGCTTCGAAGCGGTCGTGACGGTCGGCTACTGGGAGATCACGACGCTCCCGCAAGCGCTCGCCGTCGCCGTCGGCGGGATCGTCCTCGGACTGCTCACCTTGCACGCGCTGAACGCGCTCGCTGGACTGTTCGCTCGCTACGCCCGACTCCTACTCGCGGACGGGTACGATCCGACCGCGCTGATCGGTTCGGCACGATAGCTCGGATCTGCGAACCCCGGGACGTCCTCGTCGAATCTCGGCGCCCTCTCGGCCGATCCCAGATAACCGAGACCGGTAGGTACACTATCTACGATAGGTGGCTAAGGTGAGGTACGTTAACTACGATAGGTACCTATTACAAGGCAGCTACTGGAATGGCAGTCCGTGTGCGCCTTCCGATGGTGAACATGCAGGCCACACGCTCATCGGTCGGATCGTTGAGTGTTCGGTATGGCATCGCTCGAGACGACACAGGAACGGACCCGCTCGGAAATCGCCGCGTACCTCCGTGAGTTCGCCGACGAGCTCGATCCGGAGACCCGAACCGAGGACGCGACCCGCGACGGCTCCACCGGGACGGTCGGTACCGACACGACCGACTCGGCGGGGATCGGTGATACCCGGACCGACGACCGCGACGACGATCTACTCGGCACCGACGACCGCGACGACGAGCCAGTCGACACCGACGGTGCGCACGTCGGCGACAAGGTCACCGTGATCGCGGGCAACGAGAGCGCGACGATCAATCCGCCACGGACCTGCGCGTTCGACGTCGCGATCGACACCGACTCGGACCTGCTGGATACGGGCGCGGAACGGAGCACCTCGTTTACGATCCGCTGGGACGCCGATCACGTCGAGGCCGACGACGAACTGACCGTCGAATAGCACGTTCCGCTCGATCCGATCCGCGGCCGTCCACGATCCAGCCGTCGGTAGCCGTGCGATCCGAACGCAGTCGACGCAGATCGCGTTTCACCGAACGCCGTGGCGCTCGTAGAACCGCCGAACGCGGTCGTCGGCCAGCAACGGTCCGTGGACCTGCATCGCCTTGAGGCCGGGGTAGCTGTTGGCTTCGATGATCTTGAACGAGCCCCCGTCGTCGGTGACCACCAGATCCCAGCCCGCGTAGGGGATCATCGGGTGATCCGACGCCAGCGCGAGGAGCTTCTCGCGGATCCGCTCCCACCCGGGGATGGCGGTCCCCTCGATTCGCGCCCCGGTCTCGGGGTGGCTGACGTGCCACTCGAGGCGGTCGCTCCCTCGAGGGAGCTGCGCGCCAGGTCCAAGCTCGCCCGTCTCGAGGTCGATCTCGGCGCTGAGCCCGCCCTGCGAGAAGTTGTCCATCGAGCCCGAGGCGTCGGTTCCGATCCGCTGGACCGCGGCCGCGACGAACGCCTCCTCGCGGTCCTCGTCATACATAGTAATCGCCCGGATCGTGTTCGGCGTCTCGGGGTAGAGTTCGGCTGCGTACGGACCCTGTTCGACGTGTTCACAGACGAGGTAGTTCTCGAGCCCGTCGACCCGTTCGATCAGCGCCTCACGATCGTGGTCCTCGCCATTGATCTCGTACCCTTCGTCGGTCCGCGAGCAGAGCAAGACGTTGTTCCCCCCACCACCTCTGACCCACTTGAGGACGAGCTTTCCGTCCTCGTCGAGCCGATCGGCGACCCACTCGCCCGCGTCGGCGACGGCGCCAGTTCCGGAGCCGACGGCCGACTCGAGGGCCGCCCCCCCATCGGCGACCGCCGATGGCAACGACCCGCCCGCGTCCTCGTTGATCTCGTGGATGGTCCCGTTCCGGACGACCCCGTAGACGGTCATCCGGTGATCGGGGTACGAACGCATCAGCCAGTCGAAAAATAGCTTGTTCGAGAGTGCGATCGACCACGTCCCGTTGAGGTTTTTCGTTCCGACGTACCGCTCGTAGTCGCTGAGAAACGCCGCTGGATCGTAGCGTTCGAAGTCGTAGATGACACCGGCCCTGCTCAGAAAGCCGCGCCGCCAGAGCGCGAGCCGGCGCGGAAGCGACTGCGAGTACGACGGGAGCTCCCGCTCGGTAGCGAGGAGATCTCGAACCCCCTGTATTGTGAAGTAGGCGTCGCGGACGTTCATACCGAGTGCTGTCGAGCACGGGCCGTCAACGTTGTGCTTCCCGTTTCGTGGGGGCGGTGTTCGCTTCTCCGACGGAGTCACACGAGCCCGGGGCCGCGACCGCGGTCGAACGACGTCGCGCTCGACGCACTGGGGAGGAAATTTCCATCGACGCTCACGATAGATAACACGCCGAGTTCTACTCCAGGTAATCGAATTTCCCATCCTCCGGGAATGGACTTCACTTTTGAACATCCGTCGGCTGTTACACCGAACTGGAAACGATGACCGATCACACACGCCGAACAGTACTAAAGGCCGCAGGAGCATCTACGATCGCCGTCGCGATCGCCGGCTGTGCCGGCGACGACAACGACAACGGGAACGACGAGAACGGCGACGAGAACGGCGAGGACGCCGACGGGTTCGAGATCGACCCTGGAACCGAGATCGTCCTCGACGGCTACGCCTCCCACTGGGAGGGCATCGAGCCCGACGAGATCGACGGCGAGGATAATCCGACGCTCGTCCTTGAGGAGGGTGAAGAGTACACGATCGAGTGGATCAACGCCGACGGCGTCGCTCACGACCTCCAGATCTGGGACGAGGACGACGAGCTCGTCGACGACCTCGCGACAGACAGCATCGACGACGAGGGCGAGGGCGACTCGCTGGAGTTTACGGCCGAGCCGGAGATGGTCACGTACGTCTGTGAGTATCACGAGACGAATCAGGTCGGCGACCTCGTCGTCGAGTAAGATCGCTCCCTCGAGGGATCCCGAGCCGATCGGGGTTCGCCGTCACTCTCCTGTGAAGGATCCGAAACCGGCCACAGTTCCGTTTGCCGCCGACGGGTACGGTTCCTGGCATCGATCCGAGCTACTGCTTTCAGACTACTATTCGAGCCCCCCGGATTTGCAGGCACAACCCCCTTCCGTAATCCAGTGATGTCCTACGGTACCACGAGAGTGAGTTCGTAGCATGACTCGAAATCCGCAGCGTCGGCACACACAGTACAGCCGCAGTTTCTTAGCCACCTATGTCAATTGAGATCGACATCGAATCCGCCAGTCTCGACGAAAAGCTCGATAAATCCCTCGACGTCCTCGAGGAAACGTGGTCGAAGTTCGACGATCCGACGTTCACCTGCAGCTTCGGAAAGGACTCGAACGCCGTGTTGGACCTTCTGGCACGGTCGGACGCCGACCTCGAGAGCGACGTTACGCTCTCTTTTCTCGACCACGGCAACCACTTCGAGGCGACGTGGGGGATGAAAGAGGCTCTCGAGGATCGCTACGGCGTCACCTTCGAGACCTACGAGCCGGACTCGAGCTACGAGGAACTCGTCGCCGAACACGGGCCTCGCGTGAACCAGCGCAAGCCGGACCTCTGTTGCCAGACGCTCAAGTCAGCGCCGATGGAGCGGATGGTCGACGGCTACGACGGCTGGATCACCGGCTACCGGATGGACGAAGGGCTCGACGACGGCGAGGGCGAGGGGAGCTACGAGTGGCGGAAACACCTCGACTACTTCGAGGAGAAGGAAGCGGTCACCCGGATCAACCCGATCGTCCACTGGACGACCGAGGACGTCTGGGAGTACCACGAGCGCCGCGACATTCCGTACAACGACCTCTACGACGAGGGGTTCGAGTGTCTCGGCTGCAAGCAGTGTACCCTCGACGGCGACCCGCTCTTTGCCTACGACAGCATCCGTCGAGTCGGCGACGGAACGGAGCCGGAGGAAGCGAGCGACTGATGACGACCGCCCCTACCAGCCTACGATGACCGTCGAGAAACAGTCACCGGACGAGATCGTGGATCGGCTGCTCAGAAAGACCGACGACGACGAGCTCGTGGTGTACCTCGAGGACGAGACCGAGCTCCCGGTCTCGATCAGGCGTCCCCTCCACCTGCCGAGCTCGGTCCAGGAGGGCGTCGAGGGCGGAAGCGTCCGCTACTCGGTGCTGGCCGACGAGGACGCCGTCGACCAGCTCGATCTGCCCGCCCGGGAGGGCGTCATCGCCGCCGAGGAGCTCGAGGCCGGCTCCTGGACCCGCTCTCGCCTCGAGTTCCACGAGCAGTTCGACGAGGACGAGTTCGGCGAGCTCGAACGCTCCGCGGACGTCCTCGCGGTCGCCGACGCCTCCTGACCCCGAACGGTTTTCCATTCGGTGTCCGGTCGCAGACTGTTTTCAGTTCGGTTTCACGCGGGACCGACGAGAGCCGGCGCGGAGCTGCCTGCTGGGAGGCGTTCATCCAGGTGAGTGTCGCGCGCGAAGAAAAGACAAGCCCGAGAGCGCCGTCAGTTTTTGATCGCGGTGACGATCAGTGAGAGCGCGATGAGCGCGAGCAGTCCGACCGCGATGGAGCTGTTGAACAGGAAGGCGGTAGCGCTCTCGCCGGTCAGCAGCCAGCCGGTGACGAACCCGGACTCGGCGATGTCGCCAAGGATCACCCCCAGGACGAGGCTCACGAGCGGGTAGTCGTAGGCGACGAGCAACACGCCGATCAGTCCGAACAACAAGACGATGTAGAGGTCGACGGGCGCGTTCCGGACGGCGAACCCGCCGACGACGGCGAGCACCGCAACCGAGGGAATGATATAGCGAATAGGGATATATGCGAGCTTCCCGAAGTACTGCGAGCCGGCGAGGCCGTAGATCAGGATCAAAACGTTGCCGACGAACAGCGAGAGGATCATCGCGTAGACGATATCGCCCGAGGAGTCGAACAGCGCGGGGCCGGGATTCAGCCC
This genomic window from Natronococcus occultus SP4 contains:
- a CDS encoding sensor domain-containing protein, coding for MPPNRPNAAGDGGPLPTDPPRTGSDRPFYAAPIDPWTYRSLAYVLLAFPLGIAYLVAITVGASMTLGLSLTLLGPIALVATLLSIVALARLDGALTRELLAVDVTASIPPTDEGVAAFLKRLVLGRETWLGAAYLGWKILLGICGFVVLVVGVSLATSLLVAPAVYGADLVVYAVLVDPIVIGTLPRALGAATVGLLALAVTLYLANLLGRLSAVVAVSLLDPREG
- a CDS encoding DUF7521 family protein; amino-acid sequence: MVAVDPAAVLFATALATAVVGLVVAGYAYRGYRRNDSLAMFYLAIGIGLIAAGPVVVSYGLAPLLSLSDAASLLGVLWVTIAGLVAILYSLEGT
- a CDS encoding winged helix-turn-helix domain-containing protein, with the protein product MADDGEVDVVEILGDDYVKTILVRTHDEPQSVRALSDACDADPSTIYRRVERLTEADLLEAHQQLDPDGHHHKVYAARLREVRIRLAEEGYDVEIEREESAADRFTRLYEGFK
- a CDS encoding sensor domain-containing protein; the encoded protein is MGSTTTGTARTTADRFVRGLRWFLSVPVRRETYRRLAYLLVAFPLGLLYFVGLVVGLSIGIGLSVILVGIPILAFVVGVALLVAQFERWLVSLLLPVDIDARRELEGERRRDRALDLATDLRTWTPLVYLPSVFLLGTASFTLLTTGLSTALAMLLVPLYYDQPGLYVGIVTDRAPEFHQTVYLAWNQLLVGFEAVVTVGYWEITTLPQALAVAVGGIVLGLLTLHALNALAGLFARYARLLLADGYDPTALIGSAR
- a CDS encoding sugar-transfer associated ATP-grasp domain-containing protein, whose translation is MNVRDAYFTIQGVRDLLATERELPSYSQSLPRRLALWRRGFLSRAGVIYDFERYDPAAFLSDYERYVGTKNLNGTWSIALSNKLFFDWLMRSYPDHRMTVYGVVRNGTIHEINEDAGGSLPSAVADGGAALESAVGSGTGAVADAGEWVADRLDEDGKLVLKWVRGGGGNNVLLCSRTDEGYEINGEDHDREALIERVDGLENYLVCEHVEQGPYAAELYPETPNTIRAITMYDEDREEAFVAAAVQRIGTDASGSMDNFSQGGLSAEIDLETGELGPGAQLPRGSDRLEWHVSHPETGARIEGTAIPGWERIREKLLALASDHPMIPYAGWDLVVTDDGGSFKIIEANSYPGLKAMQVHGPLLADDRVRRFYERHGVR
- a CDS encoding twin-arginine translocation signal domain-containing protein, yielding MTDHTRRTVLKAAGASTIAVAIAGCAGDDNDNGNDENGDENGEDADGFEIDPGTEIVLDGYASHWEGIEPDEIDGEDNPTLVLEEGEEYTIEWINADGVAHDLQIWDEDDELVDDLATDSIDDEGEGDSLEFTAEPEMVTYVCEYHETNQVGDLVVE
- a CDS encoding phosphoadenosine phosphosulfate reductase family protein; the protein is MSIEIDIESASLDEKLDKSLDVLEETWSKFDDPTFTCSFGKDSNAVLDLLARSDADLESDVTLSFLDHGNHFEATWGMKEALEDRYGVTFETYEPDSSYEELVAEHGPRVNQRKPDLCCQTLKSAPMERMVDGYDGWITGYRMDEGLDDGEGEGSYEWRKHLDYFEEKEAVTRINPIVHWTTEDVWEYHERRDIPYNDLYDEGFECLGCKQCTLDGDPLFAYDSIRRVGDGTEPEEASD